The following nucleotide sequence is from Phycisphaera sp..
GGGAGATCGATGAAAAACGATCCGAATTGTGTTGGGAACGATTCCCAACACAATTTGGATCGTTCCCAACACATGGGGGATCGCTCCACACACATGGAAAACGGTTCCCGACACATGGGGGATCGTTCCGAGCACATGCGGAACCGCCCCCCTTCGATGAGGAATCGCTGCCACACGTTCTGGAATGGCCGCCACGGCCTGGGGGGCCGCTGGCCTTCGATGGCAGGGGCCGGGCGCTGGCAGGGATGTAGGTGGTGGTCCCCCTCACCCCTCACCCATGCCCCTTGGCCCATGCCCGCCGGGACGGCGAGCCGGGCCCCCAAGGACCCTGCCTGGAAGGCACCCGACCGGAGGCCCGCCCGGCTGGAAGCCCCACGGTCGGGGGCCATGGCGCGAGCGTTTCGTGGCAAAGAACCCCGCCTGGAAGGCACCTATGCTTGCCGCCTATGGCCAAGACCCGTGAAATCAAGAAGCGCATCAAGGCGGTCAAGAACATCCAGCGGATCACCCGCACGATGCAGATGATCGCCACCAGCAAGTTCGCCAAGAGCCAGAGCCGGGCCGAGGCGACCAAGCCGTACACCGAGGGCATCTTCGAGCTGGTCCAGGAGCTGGCCGCCACCGCCGGCAACGTCAACCACCCGCTCATCGAGGGCCCCGAGGGCGGATTCAAGGACGACGCCAAGCCGCTGACCCTGGTCATCACCAGCGACCGCGGCCTGTGCGGCCCCTACAACGGCTCGATCCTGCGCACGGCCATCAAGAAGCTGCGGGCCGACAAGGCTGCCATTGGTGGCCCCGTCGAGGTCGTGGGCAAGAAGGGCGTGGCCTTCATGAAATTCAACGGCGTGCAGGTGACCAAGCACCACACGCAGTTCAGCGACCGCCCCGAGTTCGAGGACGTCCAGGAACTCGCCCAGAACTACATCGAGCTGTTCGAGGCCGGCCGCATCACCGGCGTCAACCTCGTCTACATGCGGTACGAGAGCGTGGCCAAGCAGACCCCCGCGAGCGTGCAGCTGCTGCCCCTCAAGCCGCCCGCCGTCGAGGCGGAAGCCGGCGCGATGACCGCCCAGTACGAGTTCAGCCCCGACGCCGAGGGCCTGCTGGCCGAGCTGCTGCCCGAGACGGTGAAGACCACGCTGTTCCAGGCCTTCAACGACGCCGTGGTGAGCGAGAACATCGCCCGCATGGTGGCGATGAAGTCGGCGACGGACAACGCCGGCAAGATGGGCAAGGCCCTGAAGCGCAAGTTCAACCGTGCGCGCCAGGCCCAGATCACGACCGAACTGACGGAGATCGTGTCGGGTGCCGCGGCGCTGGGGTAGCGAGCAAATTCTCCTGGCTGGAATCGACGAGAGTTCGGAGAAAACTTATGGAAAGCCAACGAGGTCTTAGCGTCTTTGGGGTTGTTGCAAGCATCATCGCGATTGTGGTAGCAATCGTTTCCTTATCAAGGTATACCTTTGGATTAGAGAGTCGTCTCTCTATTTTAGAAAACTGGAAGAATTCGCACAGCTCCCATGTGGAGTTAACGCCGGAACAATTTAGTCAATTTCAAAGAGTGCTTTCGATCGACCATGCCGTAAGTACAGGTAGCGATGAGGCACCCGGAAGCGGTACTCATCTTGCGCACGTGATTCCCATTGGTTCAGTTGTTGCTTGGCCAGGTCCTATTCCACAAGACGAAGAGTGGAAGCTGCGGTGGCAAGTGTGTGATGGATCCACAGTTAAGAATTCCAAGGAACTCTGGTTTGTGCTTCAACCCTATCAAGAGGATGGCTTGACGGAAGAGTCGGAGTTCTTGAAGCTTCCTGATTTCCGAGGGTACTTTCTTCGGGGCCTGGATCAAACGAGGCGTGTAGATCTCGAGCGACGGGTTCTCGGAGAATCCCAGTCAGCCTCGCTGGAGAATCATGTTCATGAACTCGACTTGTCGGCGTGGGAAACGGATGGGCATCATTTTCAACCGATAAGTGGCAAATCAGACAACAGTAAGACTCCACCTGTCATTGCTAGTTTGAAGGTATTTAAAACCAACATGGATGACGAGGACGAGGCCAAGAAAGAAACACGCCCGGCGAACTACGCTGTTCACTGGGTGATGAAGATTGCTCACTAGCGGTTGTTCAATGAATGTTGGAGTTCATCTGGCTACTCTTTGATACCAATGCACCGCCGTCGACCCATACTCGTGCGTCTCCGGCCCGACCGCCCCCTCGATCTCCAGCGGCCCCTCGATGAACTTGGGTTCTTCGTCCTCGATCGCCTCACCCGCCGCAATGGCCTCGAACATCGCCTCGATCTCGTCGATGTCCTGAGTGTCGAGCGAACCGTCGTCGAGGCTCAGTGATACGACTTCCTCACGCGGCTTGCGATGCTTCTTGTATCGCGGTTCCGGCTCGGGTTCTTCGGTCTTTGGCATCTGCAGGAAGGGCCACGGCGTGCGCAGCAGCAGGTAGCCGTCGTCGGTGAGCTTCTGCACGAGCCTGCCCGCCTGCGCCAGCACGCGCTGCCAGCTCTGCGGGTCGCGGGCCAGCGGGTAGGGCGGGTCCATCATGACGATGGTCACCG
It contains:
- the atpG gene encoding ATP synthase F1 subunit gamma: MAKTREIKKRIKAVKNIQRITRTMQMIATSKFAKSQSRAEATKPYTEGIFELVQELAATAGNVNHPLIEGPEGGFKDDAKPLTLVITSDRGLCGPYNGSILRTAIKKLRADKAAIGGPVEVVGKKGVAFMKFNGVQVTKHHTQFSDRPEFEDVQELAQNYIELFEAGRITGVNLVYMRYESVAKQTPASVQLLPLKPPAVEAEAGAMTAQYEFSPDAEGLLAELLPETVKTTLFQAFNDAVVSENIARMVAMKSATDNAGKMGKALKRKFNRARQAQITTELTEIVSGAAALG
- a CDS encoding RsmD family RNA methyltransferase, translating into MRIIGGQYKRTILTGPPDAKTTRPLPDRVRESIFNMLQGHLVEGPTVMDVFAGTGSFGLEAISRGATRAVFVERDRKIREILRDNIAKLDATAASEIVEGDALGPLAFARCPSPVTIVMMDPPYPLARDPQSWQRVLAQAGRLVQKLTDDGYLLLRTPWPFLQMPKTEEPEPEPRYKKHRKPREEVVSLSLDDGSLDTQDIDEIEAMFEAIAAGEAIEDEEPKFIEGPLEIEGAVGPETHEYGSTAVHWYQRVAR